In the genome of Monodelphis domestica isolate mMonDom1 chromosome 2, mMonDom1.pri, whole genome shotgun sequence, one region contains:
- the LYRM2 gene encoding LYR motif-containing protein 2 isoform X1, whose amino-acid sequence MSSRSSLVALTLKEFMRRQQVLLLYRKILQAIREVPNEHDRKYLQNWAREEFKRNKSATEEVRTNKSLNWWQQPPLSLLSSFFSLKNASEEVRTNKNLNWWQQPPLSLLSSVFSLKGRNQNDDYPGKSTVEGVGENVELSKSIISLKDLQDLCQSASRMQSE is encoded by the exons ATGTCCTCTCGCTCATCCCTTGTAGCGCTAACTCTCAAAGAG TTCATGAGAAGGCAACAAGTCCTTCTTCTATACCGAAAGATTTTACAAGCAATTCGAGAGGTACCAAATGAACATGACCGAAAGTATCTACAGAACTGGGCAAGGgaagaattcaaaagaaataaaagtgccACAGAAGAGGTAAGGACGAACAAGAGCTTGAATTGGTGGCAGCAGCCACCCCTTTCActactttccagctttttttcaCTTAAGAATGCCTCAGAAGAGGTAAGGACGAACAAGAACTTGAACTGGTGGCAGCAGCCCCCCCTTTCACTACTTTCCAGCGTCTTTTCACTTAAGG GACGTAATCAGAATGATGATTACCCAGGGAAATCTACAGTTGAAGGAGTTGGAGAAAACGTTGAACTTAGCAAAAGCATAATTTCCCTAAAGGATTTACAAGATCTGTGTCAGAGTGCCTCAAG gATGCAATCAGAATGA
- the LYRM2 gene encoding LYR motif-containing protein 2 isoform X2, whose translation MSSRSSLVALTLKEFMRRQQVLLLYRKILQAIREVPNEHDRKYLQNWAREEFKRNKSATEEDVIRMMITQGNLQLKELEKTLNLAKA comes from the exons ATGTCCTCTCGCTCATCCCTTGTAGCGCTAACTCTCAAAGAG TTCATGAGAAGGCAACAAGTCCTTCTTCTATACCGAAAGATTTTACAAGCAATTCGAGAGGTACCAAATGAACATGACCGAAAGTATCTACAGAACTGGGCAAGGgaagaattcaaaagaaataaaagtgccACAGAAGAG GACGTAATCAGAATGATGATTACCCAGGGAAATCTACAGTTGAAGGAGTTGGAGAAAACGTTGAACTTAGCAAAAGCATAA